The segment GCAGAGTGCCCACCTCCACCGGAAAGGCAGCACTGCAGACACGGGCGAGCAAGGACACCCGGGTGGACACGCTGCCCCCAACggctggaggtgggggggtgACCTCCAGCAGGACCGAGGCGCCATCCCTGAACAGTCAGAACCCAAGGCCGACCAAAGGATCCGGGGACTGGAAGGCGAGGCCCACAGGCCCCGGAGCGGTGCCCACGGAGCCGCGGGACAGCCCGGCAACTGCAGCTAAGACCCTCCTTCCAAAACTCCAGGCCGGGGCGCAGGCGGGGAAGGGAGCCAGAGGAGCCACCCCAGCAGCCGCCCCCTCCCAGGACAGAGCCCAGCCCACACAGTCCTCGGCCCCTCCCCGGAGCCCTGCCACCCAGAGAAGCCAGAAGCTGAAGGCCGCCAACTTCAAGTCTGAGCCCCAGTGGGATTTTGAGGATGAATACAGTCTGGAGGTGGGCGGCCTGCAGACGGTGAGTTTTCCCTCTTCTCGGGGCCCTGAGGCCCATCCCCTCCCTTCCATCCCAGGCTCTGCTCCTAAGCTCTGCTCTCCCCCACCCGGAGAATCAGGTAACTAGCCCTGGGAGAAAGGCCAGCTGGGCGGCCTTTCCCACACGGCTCATCCAGGTGAGGGTGTGATCGAAGGGCCCGCCCTGGTCCCCAGAAGACCCAGAGACTCCTCAGAAAGGGTGAGAGAGTGTGACCTCAGCAGACAGAGGGGCAGGACTGGGCAGGATCCAAGGGACAAGAACGCCCCAACCTGGTGCCCAGCCCTGTCCTCCCCACAGAGATAATTCCAAGACCCTCTCTCTTTTCCAGCCCTAAGAAAAGCAGCCTGTGCCCCCAGCCACAGGAGGGGAGACCTGGATGTTTGCACGCATAACTACAACCACGCACAGCACATGAGACCCTTAGCATACATCCTGCCCGTGGTGGGCCTGGGCGATCAATGAAGGCTCTGGGAATGGGATGGAAGATGTAGCGGAGGAGGGGCCTTTCCAGCTTTGAGGCCTGGTTTCTGCTCCCATACCCATCTTCCCTCAGTCCCACCgctccatcccccaccccacggCTTCCGGACCCTCTCCCGGCCTGACCCATCCTCCTGCTTGCAGACCTGCCCTGACTCGGTGAAGATCAAAGCCTCCAAGTCACCCTGGCTCCAGACTCTCTTTCTGCCCAACCTCACCCTCTTCCTGGACTCTGGACACTTCAACCAGCGCGAGTGGGACCGCCTGGAGCACTTCCCTCCGCCCTTCGGCTTCATGGAGCTGAATTTCTCCTGTGAGTCCTCGTCCAAGGGCCCTGGGTGTGGGCTAGGCCACAGCAGAGGAccatgcttctttaaaaaatattttaaaaatattttttggccatgctgtgcagcatatggagtcttagttccctgaccaggaatcgaatccccaacctctgctttgggagcacagtcttaaccactggaccataaggaaagtcCCAGAGGACCATGCTTTTTTGCCTCTGGACCACCTCTCCTCTGCGGGCAACCAGCCCCGGGAGAAAGGCCGGCTGGGCGGCCCCCTCGCCCTGGCTGGGCTCTGAGTGGAACCCCCTCCCCCCGACTCCCCACATTGCAGTGGTACAGGAGGTCGTGGCGCGCTTCCCCCCAGTGCCCCAGCAGCAGCTGCTCCTGGCCAGTCTCCGCCCCGGGAGCTCCCGGTGCATCAGCTGTGCCGTGGTGGGTAACGGGGGCATCCTGAACAACTCCCACGTGGGCGCAGAGATAGACAGCCACGACTACGTGTTCCGGTGAGCCtgcacctgcccccacccccacccctctcctgCAGAGCAGGGCTCTTCCGGGAGAACTCAGAGGGTGCTCCCAGCCTGGATCCAGAAGCTGTGGGGGAGGGTCCTGGGCTCGCTAGTGCCGCACCCCCATCCCTTCTTCCTTCCGCGACCACCTCCACGCATCACCCGGAAGCCCTCATGTGCTCTCATTTTGTCTTTCGGGCTAGGCTGAGTGGTGCCGTCATTAAAGGCTATGAACATGATGTGGGTACTCGGACCTCCTTCTACGGCTTTACCGCCTTCTCTCTGACCCAGTCGCTCCTTATACTGGGCAGTCGGGGTTTCCGGCACGTGCCTCTGGGCCAGGTGAGCAAACAGGAATGGGTCTGGCCGCCCACAGACTTTGGATACGGGAGGATGCAGGTGAGCCATGGAGACAGACAGGGAGATAGGGAGCATTCTGAGTCTGCAGCCTGTCGTTGGTACAGTCTCTGGACATGTGAGGGGCAAGGGCAGGGAGGGCAGCCACGCCAGGCCAGAGGAGAGCAGGCAGGCCGTCTGGGGTCAAAATCAGGCCACCCCACTGAAGGCAGGACCTTGGTCCTCAGGACGTCCGCTACCTGCACTTCCTGGAAGGCACCCGGGACTATGAGTGGCTGGAAGCACTGCTTCTGAATCGGACCGTGACTTCAAGGAACCTTTCCTGGTTCAGGTACCTACCGCCTCCTCCCCTCACCCACAGACAAGCTGTGGAGGGGGCAGCCGTGAAGGGTTGGACAGATGGGGACAGTCTGAGCTCTCACCTGGAGATGGGGGACCAGTCGTGCCCACGATCCTGCCTTGGCTGTCCCCCGGAGTTGTAAGAAAAAGAAGGACCCATTCCTGCCCACAGGCGCAGACCTCAGGAGGCCTTCCAGGAAGCCTTGCAACTGGACAGATACCTGTTGCTGCACCCAGACCTGCTCCGATACATGAAGAACAGGTGAGAGCAGGAAGCCCGTGGAAGGGGCTGAGTCCCTCTCATCCTCTCGAGCCTCCTGACAGCTGGGGCGCTGGGCTCTCTCGCAGATTCCTGAGGTCTGAGACTCTGAACACTGCCCACTGGAGAATATACCGGCCCACCACGGGGGCCCTCCTGCTGCTCACTGCCCTCCAGCTCTGTGACCGGGTGAGGCCCTGCTTCTGGAGCCTGCGGATATGGAAAAACAGCTCTGGGGTAGCCCTGGGCCTGTTCAGCAAAGGATgatggctggggggtggggggaggggcctgAGTGTGGACACATGCCTGTGCGCAAGCATGCTTCCAGGGGTCCTGCATCCAGACCCCCAGGGATAGAATCAGGACACAgggcccctgcccgccccccccccccaccccccacacacacacagagaagaagcCCAAGAGACACACTCGCAGGCCTTATTTCTCCTCCACCTTCCTGTAGGTGAGTGCCTATGGGTTCATCACCGAGGGCCACGAACGCTTCTCTGACCACTACTATGATAAGTCCTGGAAACGAACTATCTTTTACATCAACCACGACTTCAAGTTGGAGAGGACGCTCTGGAAGCGGCTACATGATGAAGGTATCATCCGGCTGTACCAACGTCCTATGACTTCCAAGCCGACCATCTGAAGGGAGCCTGGGCTGCTGAAGTCCCTTCAGCTATTCTAAGGCTCAGAGCACAGTGAGGGGCCAGAGACTCGTCTGCCATCTTCCAGCGCCTGGACCAGGCTCTGAGCCCCTCCAGACTTCAGGGGTAGAGGTCTACCGAACTACTGCAGAGGAGGGGACACCCTCAAGATGGCAAGTGATGGGCTGAGGTTTCAGAGACCTTGGAAAAATTTCTGCAGAGTCTGTTCCATGGAGGTGGGGACTCAATTTTTGAGaccaaggggacttccctggtggctcagatgataaagaatctgcctgcaatgcaggagacctgggttcaatccctcagtcaggatgatcacctggaaaagggcacagcaacccactccagtattcttgcctggagaatcccatacacaaaggagcctggcaggctacagtccatggggttgcaaagagctggatacgacttagcgactaacactttcacattttcactGTTCAAAAGCAACTTGGCACAGAAGGAGGAGACATGTAGATTTGGGATTGAATTACAGATCTTCCAcatagcagccatgaaatcttGAGGGCATGACTGTATTTCACTCTAGACCGTCTGGTGGGCCCTTCCAGGGTTTATCTGATTCTAATAGAAGGTCTGCAAATTTCCTTATCTTTGAGCTACTTGACAGCTCTCTGGGTTGTAGAAAACTGAtagtaataaaaatgatttctgtCTGAATGAAAAATGGGGATAGTGATCAGTCTTGTTCGTATTATCAAATTAATTTTGGTATTCCGGACTGCCGATGTATGTATCCGGACTTTGGGCTCTTTTTTGAACCATTTTTTACTAGTTCCTTCACTaattaatgagttaaataaaatctctgatatgtgttcattttatatttgtataagaATCACAAttctatccttaaaaaaaaaaaaaagaaaaatcatccttgagacttccctggtgatccagtggttaagaatcttccctgcaatgcatgggacacaggttccatccctgatcgggaaaccaagatctcacatgccatgggacaacgAAGCCCGTGTGTGACAAATTCTGAGTCCATGCACCTCAATTAGAGAGCCAGTGAGTCACGAGCTGTGGAGCCCACAGGCTGTggggcccacaagccacaactagacAGAAGACCACACGTCCAAACAAAGAGCTGGAGCGCTGCaacaagacccaatgcagccaaaaagaaataagtgatcaatattttttaaaaagtcatccttTAACGTTTTTAGGCTGttgttttctaatctgtaaaatgacttttgttgttgttgtccagtggctaagttatgtctgactctttttgacctcgtgactgcagcacaccaggcttccatgtccttcgctatctcccagagttggctcaaactcacatccactgagtccgcaatgctatctcaccatctcatcctcagtcaccctcttctcctcttgcccttgatctttcctatcatcagggtcttttccaatgagtcagttcttcacatcaggtggccaaattattggagcatcagcttcagcatcagttcttctaatgaatatccagggttgacttcctttaggattgactaggtTGGGAGTGTTCATttcacaaaaattttttaaatcactgatgCAACAAGGcacttgttttccttctttcatttttattaatcctCCCATcaatctgcattttctaaaactccGGGGAGAGAATTTAGGCTAAGCTGAAGACACTTCAGTTCACCTGACCTCTTTGAGCTTTGTCTCCAGGATGTGAACTCTGAAACCC is part of the Budorcas taxicolor isolate Tak-1 chromosome 19, Takin1.1, whole genome shotgun sequence genome and harbors:
- the ST6GALNAC1 gene encoding alpha-N-acetylgalactosaminide alpha-2,6-sialyltransferase 1, with protein sequence MRPCPRRLCHLDQTVQGPLLLAVLIFLLFTLPSFIKEPNTKPSRNKHQQNIKERSPELLQNAMSQAPTTRRKATTHMESVQGTHTWDTLPEATVLTANQRRRAQTSKAHAEELGRVPTSTGKAALQTRASKDTRVDTLPPTAGGGGVTSSRTEAPSLNSQNPRPTKGSGDWKARPTGPGAVPTEPRDSPATAAKTLLPKLQAGAQAGKGARGATPAAAPSQDRAQPTQSSAPPRSPATQRSQKLKAANFKSEPQWDFEDEYSLEVGGLQTTCPDSVKIKASKSPWLQTLFLPNLTLFLDSGHFNQREWDRLEHFPPPFGFMELNFSLVQEVVARFPPVPQQQLLLASLRPGSSRCISCAVVGNGGILNNSHVGAEIDSHDYVFRLSGAVIKGYEHDVGTRTSFYGFTAFSLTQSLLILGSRGFRHVPLGQDVRYLHFLEGTRDYEWLEALLLNRTVTSRNLSWFRRRPQEAFQEALQLDRYLLLHPDLLRYMKNRFLRSETLNTAHWRIYRPTTGALLLLTALQLCDRVSAYGFITEGHERFSDHYYDKSWKRTIFYINHDFKLERTLWKRLHDEGIIRLYQRPMTSKPTI